From one Candidatus Sericytochromatia bacterium genomic stretch:
- a CDS encoding NAD-dependent epimerase/dehydratase family protein, translating to MTPPLCVLVTGASGCVGHRVVHRLLQAGTWRVRALVRDPGRCLLPPHPLLEVVAGDLLDLREDSTATRGVAAIAHLATAWGDPVAYPVNVGATLALARLGRPMVYLSTASILDGAGALLPQAETLGTDYIRSKALAYRGLREEGLTGHVRTLFPTLVVAGTRDGPASHLGRGLARSRRWLSLARHVTLEARFHFIHAGDLARMVVACLQAPDRAGDHVVGQPAISLEAALAELSACHGIRRRPWFDLEPWLRPVAGLAGARMTAWDRHCLKTREFVYAGAMAPETVGMTSEWPNLSAIAKYEGWLAA from the coding sequence GTGACGCCTCCCCTTTGCGTGCTGGTGACCGGTGCCAGTGGCTGCGTCGGTCATCGGGTCGTGCACCGACTGCTGCAGGCCGGGACCTGGCGCGTGCGGGCACTGGTGCGCGACCCGGGCCGTTGCCTGCTGCCCCCTCACCCCTTGCTTGAGGTTGTGGCAGGCGACCTGCTGGACCTCCGCGAGGACAGCACCGCCACCCGGGGCGTGGCGGCGATCGCCCATCTGGCCACGGCCTGGGGCGATCCGGTGGCTTACCCGGTAAACGTCGGCGCCACGCTCGCGCTGGCGCGCCTCGGTCGCCCCATGGTGTACCTGTCGACCGCCAGCATCCTGGATGGGGCGGGCGCCTTGCTTCCCCAAGCCGAGACGCTGGGCACCGATTATATCCGCAGCAAGGCGCTCGCCTATCGCGGCTTGCGCGAGGAGGGGTTGACCGGGCACGTGCGCACCCTCTTTCCCACCCTGGTGGTGGCCGGAACCCGTGACGGCCCGGCCTCCCATCTGGGTCGTGGCCTGGCGCGGAGTCGTCGCTGGCTGTCGCTGGCTCGTCACGTGACCCTTGAGGCGCGGTTTCACTTCATTCACGCCGGCGACCTCGCCCGCATGGTGGTGGCCTGCCTCCAGGCGCCGGATCGCGCCGGGGACCACGTCGTTGGCCAGCCTGCGATCAGTCTGGAGGCGGCGCTGGCCGAACTGAGCGCGTGTCATGGCATCCGACGCCGACCGTGGTTCGATCTGGAACCGTGGCTCCGTCCCGTCGCCGGCCTGGCCGGCGCCCGCATGACGGCTTGGGACAGGCACTGCTTGAAGACCCGGGAATTCGTCTATGCGGGCGCCATGGCCCCTGAAACGGTTGGAATGACCTCCGAATGGCCGAATCTCTCGGCGATCGCGAAGTACGAAGGTTGGCTGGCCGCTTGA
- a CDS encoding ribonuclease HII encodes MWEFERAARAEGHARIAGVDEAGRGPLAGPVVAACVRLPDPLPEALQGLTDSKRLSARARAAFFTAIRQHALGWGIGIVSAQVIDEINILQATFRAMREAIAACDGPDYVIVDGKLRVPGLTIVQRAVVQGDGRSWSVAAASVLAKETRDALMQEAHERWPEYGFARHKGYGTKEHLAAIARHGPCPLHRLSFQPVAKRMAEETPQRV; translated from the coding sequence GTGTGGGAATTTGAGCGGGCCGCGCGGGCCGAGGGGCATGCGCGCATCGCAGGCGTCGACGAGGCGGGGCGAGGTCCCCTGGCAGGCCCGGTCGTGGCGGCCTGCGTCCGCTTACCGGATCCCCTGCCGGAGGCGTTGCAGGGCCTGACGGATTCCAAGCGCTTGAGCGCGCGGGCGCGGGCGGCCTTCTTCACAGCCATCCGCCAGCATGCGCTGGGGTGGGGCATCGGCATCGTGTCCGCCCAGGTGATCGATGAGATCAACATTCTGCAAGCCACCTTCCGCGCGATGCGCGAAGCGATCGCGGCCTGCGACGGGCCGGATTATGTGATCGTCGACGGGAAGCTGCGCGTCCCAGGTTTGACCATCGTGCAGCGTGCCGTGGTGCAGGGCGATGGGCGCAGCTGGTCGGTCGCGGCGGCCTCCGTGCTGGCCAAGGAGACGCGCGATGCCCTGATGCAGGAGGCCCATGAACGCTGGCCCGAATACGGCTTCGCGCGCCACAAAGGCTACGGCACGAAGGAGCATCTGGCGGCGATCGCCAGGCACGGTCCGTGCCCCCTGCATCGCCTGAGTTTTCAGCCGGTGGCCAAACGAATGGCCGAGGAGACGCCGCAACGCGTTTGA
- a CDS encoding glucose-6-phosphate isomerase, with the protein MTNHHDPAWCEAMTVRLEFNYMLDRLIGSERGLSLPAIREMAGPIAEVHAQIQRRDGAGKDFLGFLDLPEQDEALLDRVVATADRLAAAGDIHLVLGIGGSYLGARAILESLYSPFRNELPREARAGRPRIYFEGNNLDADAMHALLDRLPKAPGDAAGDATINVISKSGGTIETAIAFRVFRQWAERVYGKTEAARRIVATTDVAKGSLKALANQEGYDTFVIPDNVGGRFSVLTPVGLLPAAIAGVDIKAMVAGARAMAARCREADMFKNPAYMYAALMDLSYRAGRNVSIMAAWTKRLEFFGFWYDQLGAESLGKQGGGRIPFTSVNSRDLHARGQQVQEGPFNTVVTNLVVGRSARALTVEADSADLDGLNYLQGWDLDRMQRGAMDGTRFAYAKDGRPSLNVEIPEINAYTLGQLFYMFEVATLAEGYLQGINPLDQPGVEAYKKFMFGNLGRPDMAAYKAEFDARPQGLPELVI; encoded by the coding sequence GTGACGAATCACCACGATCCCGCCTGGTGCGAGGCCATGACCGTTCGCCTCGAGTTCAACTACATGCTCGACCGCCTGATCGGCTCCGAGCGTGGGCTGAGCCTGCCCGCGATCCGAGAGATGGCCGGTCCGATCGCCGAGGTGCATGCCCAGATTCAGCGCCGCGATGGGGCAGGCAAAGACTTCCTGGGTTTCCTGGACCTGCCGGAGCAGGACGAGGCCTTGCTCGACCGCGTCGTGGCCACCGCGGACCGGCTGGCTGCGGCCGGCGATATCCACCTGGTGCTGGGCATCGGCGGGTCCTACCTGGGCGCCCGCGCGATCCTGGAATCGCTCTATTCACCCTTCCGCAATGAACTGCCGCGTGAGGCTCGCGCGGGACGCCCGCGCATCTATTTCGAGGGCAACAACCTCGATGCGGATGCCATGCACGCCCTGCTGGACCGTTTGCCGAAGGCGCCGGGAGATGCCGCGGGCGATGCCACCATCAACGTGATCTCGAAGTCGGGCGGCACGATCGAAACGGCGATCGCCTTCCGCGTCTTCCGCCAGTGGGCCGAGCGCGTCTATGGCAAGACTGAGGCCGCGCGGCGGATCGTCGCCACCACCGACGTCGCCAAGGGCAGCCTCAAGGCCCTGGCCAACCAGGAAGGCTACGACACCTTCGTGATTCCGGACAATGTGGGCGGCCGCTTCTCCGTCTTGACCCCGGTGGGCCTGCTGCCGGCCGCGATTGCGGGCGTCGACATCAAGGCGATGGTGGCGGGCGCCCGCGCCATGGCGGCGCGTTGCCGCGAAGCCGACATGTTCAAGAATCCGGCCTACATGTATGCCGCCCTGATGGATCTGTCGTACCGTGCGGGCCGCAACGTCTCGATCATGGCCGCCTGGACCAAGCGCCTGGAGTTCTTCGGCTTCTGGTACGACCAGCTCGGCGCCGAAAGCCTCGGCAAGCAAGGGGGCGGACGCATTCCCTTCACCTCGGTGAACAGCCGCGACCTGCACGCACGGGGGCAGCAGGTGCAGGAAGGTCCCTTCAACACGGTGGTGACGAACCTGGTGGTGGGGCGCAGTGCCCGCGCGCTGACGGTGGAGGCCGATTCGGCCGACCTTGACGGCCTCAACTACCTGCAAGGCTGGGACCTCGACCGCATGCAGCGCGGGGCAATGGACGGTACGCGCTTCGCCTATGCCAAGGATGGCCGTCCGAGCCTGAACGTGGAAATTCCGGAAATCAACGCCTACACGCTGGGCCAGCTGTTCTACATGTTCGAGGTCGCAACCCTGGCCGAAGGCTACCTGCAAGGCATCAACCCGCTGGACCAGCCGGGCGTCGAGGCCTACAAGAAATTCATGTTCGGCAACCTGGGACGCCCGGATATGGCCGCTTACAAGGCCGAGTTCGATGCTCGGCCGCAGGGGCTGCCTGAGTTGGTGATCTGA
- a CDS encoding amidohydrolase family protein has protein sequence MLLASAQTGFIDFHAHLRGSKDLAHPLIADVPLMRLAAGWLEPLVAQGVDWFAQYGRHRLLTRLYPRFKAIGFMEIMRQFNKYQADSLVASMDEMGIRTTVICAIEPFFETLDLLDCLAPHGDRFAVFCSVDPEDPEFRARFQTYVATGQVFGLKIHPSLAGPLPTSERMFDLLELARLHQLPVIVHTGTFPFPLCEGADNALALEPVIRAFPDVPIVLAHIGWDQSAQVLALGYDYPNVFTDTSWQGRAIIREAIVALGVERVLFGSDFPLFSQRKALGTLLEAVTPEELRAIAIDNPRRLLRRPQMKV, from the coding sequence GTGCTTCTGGCGTCTGCGCAGACCGGGTTCATCGACTTTCACGCGCACCTGCGGGGCAGCAAGGACTTGGCCCATCCGCTGATCGCGGACGTTCCCTTGATGCGCCTGGCGGCCGGCTGGTTAGAGCCTCTGGTCGCTCAGGGGGTGGATTGGTTCGCCCAGTATGGGCGTCATCGCCTGCTGACGCGCCTGTATCCTCGCTTCAAGGCGATCGGATTCATGGAGATCATGCGGCAGTTCAACAAGTATCAGGCCGATTCGCTGGTCGCCAGCATGGACGAGATGGGCATTCGAACCACCGTGATCTGCGCCATCGAACCGTTCTTCGAGACGTTGGACCTGCTCGACTGCCTCGCACCTCACGGCGACCGTTTTGCGGTGTTCTGCTCGGTCGATCCCGAAGACCCGGAATTTCGCGCTCGTTTTCAGACCTATGTGGCGACCGGTCAGGTCTTCGGCTTGAAAATTCACCCGTCTCTGGCGGGGCCGCTGCCGACCAGCGAGCGCATGTTCGACCTGCTGGAACTGGCCCGCTTGCACCAGTTGCCCGTGATCGTTCATACCGGCACCTTTCCCTTTCCGCTCTGTGAGGGGGCCGACAATGCGCTGGCCCTGGAACCGGTGATCCGAGCCTTCCCTGACGTTCCGATCGTGCTGGCCCACATTGGCTGGGACCAATCGGCTCAGGTGCTCGCCCTGGGTTACGACTATCCCAACGTCTTCACCGATACCTCCTGGCAGGGGCGCGCGATCATCCGGGAGGCGATCGTGGCGCTGGGCGTCGAACGGGTGCTGTTCGGCTCCGATTTTCCGCTCTTCAGCCAGCGCAAGGCACTCGGAACCCTGCTTGAAGCGGTCACCCCGGAAGAACTCCGCGCGATCGCGATCGACAATCCGCGACGGCTTCTGCGGCGGCCGCAAATGAAGGTGTGA
- a CDS encoding DEAD/DEAH box helicase, whose amino-acid sequence MPQRPTPSARARKTPADSVAPAATTPPAPRRPRKALASAAEPAPAPKKRGVPVEPPAPQPPLAETLPSAAPRKPAAKRAKPTATGTLIDAFAAQQRFPLDDFQREAMEALLAGRSVLVSAPTGSGKTIVAEFAIFLARSQGRRCIYTTPLKALSNQKYRDLRRDLGDDVGLVTGDVVLQPNAPVLIMTTEILRNMLQVDPSQVEDVSHVILDEAHYIGADGRGTVWEETIVFLGKNTRIVALSATIPNADELAAWVSDVHQPMDVILHEERPVPLEPYMCLDKVEPLFDQRGRLRARAFVRDGWVESPASSHVAHELSEKGMLPAIFFVFSRLGCEKEAIATIRGGNDLTTPEEKARIRAAVDAAIAQTPGMLTSNATKGWLERLPSGVAPHHAGLLPPLKLLIEELFQANLLKVVFATETLAAGINMPARTVVITSLSKRTDDGHRMLTVGEFAQMTGRAGRRGMDTVGYGVVLGSHRYGAPEVAALFQGRAEPLRSRFTLNYNMVINLVHQYDEAQARRIVEQCFSQFQNNATVAEMQTRRIPLRARLDATDGACPREAEFARKDRILAYVGEKRRAEEAAQTLRDLEKNLRGQNEKEAQRTVLAAPFDSVIVVKRPGLPNSELALMLNKYRTKRGVQFTALLGNGQLVRLAAKDLVLSTGATVRGVPRGWRDAGEALSYMQTKRVQWEPAWWSQWLEEAGVDPALVLPAEQTSPALQRARSAFRETEEALQAQPCHTCRHLPTCKATEVDLGKTRKLLTALDDQIETIRTRFWNQFTTLRTVLEQADFLRGRDLLPRGVALANLRTANELVASESLAAGLLESLAPDELAAVTSAIVAEPVRGRMAWRPIRPSPKVVQVAEDVIDIAQRLYRIQDRFPEVELPITVVTDYCGMVQAWAGEAQWAHVTEMAGIDEGQLVRHLRQVIDMLSQFKDVPGMSPGFVERVQSAVALIDRDIVREVF is encoded by the coding sequence ATGCCCCAACGCCCTACTCCCAGCGCTCGCGCCCGCAAGACCCCAGCCGACTCGGTCGCCCCGGCCGCGACCACCCCGCCAGCGCCTCGCCGGCCCCGCAAGGCCCTCGCCAGCGCAGCAGAGCCAGCGCCGGCCCCGAAAAAGCGGGGTGTGCCGGTGGAACCTCCGGCCCCTCAGCCGCCCCTCGCTGAAACGCTGCCCTCCGCCGCCCCGCGCAAGCCGGCGGCCAAGCGTGCGAAACCGACCGCGACAGGCACGCTGATCGATGCGTTTGCCGCGCAGCAGCGCTTCCCGCTGGATGATTTCCAGCGGGAGGCCATGGAGGCCTTGCTGGCGGGACGCTCGGTGCTGGTCTCGGCCCCGACGGGCTCAGGCAAGACAATCGTGGCGGAATTCGCGATCTTCCTGGCCCGCAGCCAGGGACGACGGTGCATCTACACCACGCCGCTGAAGGCGCTCTCCAATCAGAAATACCGCGATCTGCGTCGGGACCTCGGAGACGATGTCGGACTGGTGACCGGCGACGTGGTGCTGCAGCCGAATGCCCCGGTGCTCATCATGACCACCGAGATCCTGCGCAACATGCTGCAGGTGGACCCGAGCCAGGTGGAGGACGTGTCCCACGTGATCCTCGACGAGGCCCACTACATCGGGGCGGATGGGCGCGGCACCGTCTGGGAGGAGACGATCGTCTTCCTCGGCAAGAACACCCGCATCGTGGCGCTGTCCGCGACCATCCCGAATGCGGACGAACTGGCCGCCTGGGTCTCGGACGTGCATCAACCCATGGACGTGATTCTTCACGAGGAACGCCCCGTTCCGCTGGAACCGTACATGTGCCTGGACAAGGTGGAACCGCTGTTCGACCAGCGGGGACGTCTGCGGGCCCGGGCCTTCGTCCGCGATGGCTGGGTGGAGTCGCCGGCCAGCAGTCACGTGGCCCACGAGCTGTCCGAAAAGGGCATGCTGCCGGCGATCTTCTTCGTCTTCTCGCGCCTGGGCTGCGAGAAAGAGGCGATCGCCACGATCCGCGGCGGCAATGACCTGACCACCCCGGAAGAAAAGGCCCGCATCCGGGCGGCGGTGGATGCGGCGATCGCCCAGACACCTGGGATGCTCACGTCCAATGCCACCAAGGGCTGGCTCGAGCGGCTGCCCTCGGGCGTCGCCCCCCACCACGCCGGCCTGTTACCGCCGCTCAAGCTGCTGATCGAGGAACTGTTCCAGGCCAACCTGCTCAAGGTGGTCTTCGCCACCGAGACGCTGGCGGCCGGCATCAACATGCCGGCGCGCACGGTGGTGATCACGAGCCTGTCGAAGCGCACCGATGATGGTCACCGCATGCTGACGGTCGGGGAATTTGCCCAGATGACGGGGCGGGCCGGTCGACGGGGCATGGACACGGTAGGCTACGGGGTCGTACTTGGCAGCCACCGCTACGGGGCTCCGGAAGTGGCCGCCCTGTTTCAGGGACGCGCCGAACCCCTGCGCAGCCGTTTCACGCTCAACTACAACATGGTCATCAATCTGGTGCACCAGTACGACGAGGCGCAGGCGCGTCGCATCGTCGAACAGTGTTTCAGCCAGTTTCAGAACAACGCCACGGTGGCCGAGATGCAAACGCGGCGGATTCCCCTGCGGGCCCGCCTGGACGCCACCGATGGAGCCTGTCCTCGTGAGGCCGAATTCGCCCGCAAAGATCGCATCCTGGCCTATGTGGGCGAAAAGCGCCGGGCGGAGGAAGCCGCCCAAACGCTGCGGGACCTGGAAAAGAACCTGAGGGGGCAAAACGAAAAGGAAGCCCAGCGAACGGTCCTGGCGGCCCCCTTCGATTCCGTGATCGTGGTCAAGCGTCCCGGCCTGCCGAACAGTGAATTGGCCCTGATGTTGAACAAGTACCGGACCAAGCGCGGGGTGCAATTCACCGCCCTGCTGGGCAACGGTCAACTGGTTCGGCTGGCCGCCAAGGACCTGGTGCTCTCGACGGGAGCCACGGTGCGCGGCGTGCCGCGAGGTTGGCGTGATGCGGGCGAGGCGCTCAGTTACATGCAAACCAAGCGAGTCCAGTGGGAACCCGCCTGGTGGTCGCAGTGGCTGGAGGAAGCCGGCGTGGATCCCGCGCTGGTCCTGCCTGCGGAACAGACCTCGCCGGCCCTGCAGCGTGCGCGCAGCGCCTTCCGTGAGACCGAGGAGGCCCTGCAAGCGCAACCTTGCCACACGTGCCGGCATTTGCCCACCTGCAAGGCCACCGAGGTTGACCTGGGCAAGACGCGGAAGCTGCTGACAGCCTTGGATGACCAGATCGAAACGATCCGGACCCGATTCTGGAACCAGTTCACGACCCTGCGGACGGTGCTGGAACAGGCCGACTTCCTGCGCGGACGGGACCTCCTGCCACGTGGCGTGGCGCTGGCCAACCTGCGCACCGCCAATGAACTGGTGGCCTCTGAAAGCCTGGCTGCCGGCTTGCTGGAAAGTTTGGCCCCGGACGAACTGGCCGCGGTGACCAGCGCGATCGTGGCCGAACCGGTACGGGGTCGCATGGCCTGGCGCCCGATTCGCCCCAGCCCGAAAGTGGTGCAGGTGGCCGAGGACGTCATCGACATCGCCCAGCGACTGTATCGCATCCAGGATCGCTTCCCGGAGGTGGAGTTGCCCATCACCGTGGTGACGGATTACTGCGGCATGGTCCAGGCCTGGGCTGGGGAAGCCCAGTGGGCCCACGTGACCGAGATGGCGGGCATCGATGAAGGTCAGCTGGTCCGCCACCTGCGCCAGGTCATCGACATGCTCAGTCAGTTCAAGGACGTGCCCGGCATGAGCCCGGGCTTCGTCGAACGGGTGCAGTCGGCGGTGGCCCTGATCGATCGCGACATCGTGCGCGAGGTCTTCTGA